The Fibrobacter sp. UWP2 genomic sequence CCGTGGAACCTGCCGAAACGCATGCCTGCGGGCGACGAATGCAGAGGCACATAGTGGAACACCGCGAGAATGCCGTTATACACCAAATGCTTCAAAAGCGCAGTACGCGTCTGCAGGTCTTCAACCTTCAGGTAGAACATGTGCGCATTGTGTTTGCAATGTTCCGGAATATACGGCAACTCGACCAGGCCCTTTTCGGCAAGCGGGGCAAGCCTTTCTCGGTAAGCATTCCAACTAGCCATGCGGGCATCATTAATAATATCGGCACATTCCAGTTCGGCATAAAGATAGGCTGCATTCAATTCGCTGGGCAAGTAGCTAGAGCCGAGTTCAACCCAGGTGTACTTATCGACTTCGCCACGGTGGAACTGACAGCGATTCGTGCCCTTTTCACGGATGATTTCAGCGCGGTCGTTATACTTGGAGTCGTTGATGAGCAGTGCTCCTCCTTCACCCATGCTGTAGTTCTTTGTCTCGTGGTAGCTGTAGCAACCGAAATCGCCCATAGATCCGAGAGCACGGCCCTTGTAGGTCGCCATCATGCCCTGGGCAGCATCTTCGACCACAAATAAATTATGTCGTTTCGCGATTTCGTTTATCACATCCATTTCGCAAGCGACACCCGCATAGTGGACCGGCACAATCGCCTTGGTCTTTTCGGTTATGGCGTCTTCGACAAGCTTTTCATCAAGGTTCATCGTATCGGGGCGGATATCCACGAACACGCTTTTTGCCCCTTGCGACACGAACGCATCAGCGGTGCTAACGAACGTGAACGACGGCATAATGACCTCGTCGCCGGGAGCAATATTGCAGAGACGGGCAGACATTTCGAGAGCGTGGGTGCAGCTGGTAGTAAGGAGCGCCTTTGCGGCCCCCGTATGTTTTTCAAGCCATTCATGACAACGCAGATTGAATGTCCCGTCACCACAAATGCGACCGCTCTCCACGGCCTGCTTCACGTAGTCAAATTCCATTCCTACAAAGGGAGGCTTATTAAAAGGAATTTTTGTCATATCGGAAATATAAACTTTATTTTACTCTTTGGATTTCACCTACCGGTCAATAGACTGTTCCAAATTGCAATTGATAAAAACCACAGGTACCCACGGGGCAAGATACTTGCGCCGAGTTTCAGGCGTACCGAGGATGGGCCTGTGCGTCCCCTGAACAACAAATTGAACGTCGGGATGCCTGGACGCCACAGCAGAAATATCCCTTAGCAGTTTATGGAGTTTACCCCGGTCTCCCTCGCGGGTACCACGTGCCATCCAGGCAATTTTGTTCCACGAACCTTCCAAAATAAGGGAATCTATTTTAGCGCATCCCATAGAATCATTGCTGTCAATAACAACCCCATCCTTAAAGCTGCTACCGTATTCTATTGATTCCGCATAGGATGTCGTTTGGAACGGCCTCTTGTGAACGGCATAGGAAACGTTTTTCCCGCCAATCATCTGAAAGTCCGCTTCTAGGAGACCTTCGTCATAGGGAACTCCCCAACCGTCAACGAGAATCATGACCAACGGCTTAGCTGAATCCTGCAAAAGGCTCGCTAGCGGCTTTTCGTCCAGCACCTGATAGCGGTCTTTGTAATGTTGGGATAGTGAATCTGCGCCGAATGGAACAAGATGCCATGGTCCCTGGCTCCAGCCGGCTCGTATAGAAATTCCCTTGTCCAGGTGCAAAATTGGCACGGAGATGAGCAACGCAAGGAACGCGGAGAATAGCAGAAGATTAATGTTGAGTTTGTTCATCTTCATTCTCCAAAGCGCGGTACTTGAGCAGTTTGATGTTCCCGAAACTCATCAGCGTATCCGTTTTCAATCGTGTGTGATAATGAATCTTATAGAAAGGCGCAAGGGACAATGCAGTCGCTTCGGAAATCATATAGACATTGTCCTTTGTCACATCCTTGATTAGGTTTGTCACGCCCCTCTTTTCCAGTTCCCGCTCTATCGCGGGCAAATACATGTTCCAGTAGCCTGTGGAGTGAATGTTGTTCCAACTGCCCGGTTCAACGGTGATGAAAACATTATTGAATTTTTTTGAGAATTCTTTGTAGCGTTCAAATGGCAAAAGGAATACATCATCGGGGTGCTCTTTTGCGTAAGAGGAGAATGCCAACCAGTCTTCCTGCGTTCCAGATGTGGGGCGTGCCGCTTTTGTAGCCGTCGCCATTCTGTCAAAATAGATATTTACGCCCAAAATAATAAGACTAGAAATACCGACGATTGTGGCCGTTTTCAAGAAAAGTTTTGTTTGTTTCTTGTCAAGAATATCGTCTTTTTCCATAAAAAACAGGACAAATACAATAGCCAACGCCCACACCCCAACCTCTACGTGGTCGACAACTCTACTCACCAAAAGTAAGTATGTGTAAGGAATTGCAACAAGGCCAATGGACACCCAAGGGACCCACCAATTGCGCTTGTTGGAAAAGAAAATTAGAGCCAAGCACAGAAGCGCCCAGCACCATGTACTTCCACGCATCAAGGAGTCCGAAAATACGAGTACAAGCGCAGCCGGAAACTTCGCATAATTCGGCTCATAGCGATGTCTATCTGCGATTTCAATCAAATGCCTCATGCTATCCAGCGAAAAGACGTTCTTGTCGTAAAAGTACCATGCCTGTAGGTAAGTGAGGTCAAGGCTGTTCAAGCCCCGCTCATCCAATTCAGCTTCAAAAGATTTGTCATCGTAAAAAGCGCCGTCACCAAAATAGGCGCGGGGGCCCTGATACGCGGCATAGAATTCGTAATCCCCCTTGTAATGTTCGGAGTCAAACTTGCCAAGCGCTACATAGGCAGAGGCGAGAACGACCAAAGCGATTAACGATGATTTCCAGATTGTTTTTAACCGTATGAATGTGAAGAAAAGGAGCGCTGCGAGGGTAGGCATCCCTAGTAGGAACATCTCCTTCCGGAACACGAACCCGGCAAGCATTAATACGATTCCGCAGATTAAATGGTTGCGCTTCTTTTCTGCATTGCCAATGGCGAAAAGCAGTATGCCTGCTGCGGTCGCGATGCCCGCGCATTGGGTAAACGCCACATGCAAATAGAAATCGGGCGAGACACAGGCCAGCAACAAAAAGGCCAATACACTGCCAGTCCTTTTGCCAAACCTTTCCAGAACTACATAGCATAGTGCCGTGAAAGATGCAAAAACAGTAAAGTACTGAAACACGGAGTACCAGCTTACGCTAGGCAGTACGGCATAGAATGGGCGCAGGAAATATCCGTAAACGACATTGACGAAATACATGTGCACATCGTATTCTCCACCATAGGCGCCCGTCAATACAGCGGACATGAAAAAGTCGTCTAGCGAAGAAAATTTTCCATCGCCAATAGCAAAGAAAATTGCAAAAGCAAAAATGTTCAAGCAGACTGCAAAAAAAAGCGACGAACGGCACAGCTTGTTTATGGCAGGAATGTCCTTGAGCATATCACTAATATAAATTTTTTCCCGTATGCAGGCTAAAGCTTGTTAAACTTTCTCATTTCTTTGTCCAGGAACGGATCCACGAATTTTGCATAAATCAACGTTGTTTCCAGATTCCGGTGGCCGAGCAGCTTGCTTGTAGCGGGGAGCGGGATTCCAAGTGTTATGCAGGTCGTGGCGAAGGTGTGCCGAGCCAAGTGGCAGTGGATGTACTTGCTGTGTCCGAGTTTTTGTGCCGCGCTGCGCAACGACCTGTTGAAGTAGGAGTTCTCGACCACCCTGAAAACTGGGCCGTTTGTCATTTTTTCGGGCAACAACAGGCGCGCCTGCACCGGAATGGGAATGTACACCGGGTCGCCCGTCTTGTGCATCTGCTTGCGGATTTTCCAGTCGAAAATCTCGTTGCCGTTTAACGTTTTCAAATCGCTGTAACGCAATCCGGTAAAGCAACTGAACAAAAAGACCCGCATGGTGTCCTGTTCTGTTTGCGTCAGGAACCTCCTCTTTTCTTCAAAACTCAGATAAAGGCTTTTGAGTTCGCGTTTTGTCAAGAAGCCTCTCCGAGTGTAAACCCGTCCAATCTTGATTTTGTCAAACGGGTTAACCTTCAATAGTCCGTCTTGAAACATCCGGTTTGTAAAATTCCTGAAAACGGAAAGGGCTTTGTTTATGGTACTCTGCTTGTTGCCTTGCTGAATCAGGTAAGTCTTGTATTCCTGTACCAGTTCGGTGGTTACGTATTCGCACTCCAAATCTGGGCAAAAATTTGAAATTTTCTTCAAATTCCAGTAATAGGCCCGCACCGAAAGCGGCGCAAGATTGTATTTTTCCTTGTCCAAATACTGCATTGCGGTATCAAAAAAGAGCATAGGGATTCCTTTTTTTGTTCCGGACCATCCAGAAACAGGGGACAAAGTTAGGACTATTACTCAGAGTGCGTTTTGCAGGAACCTACGTGCATATGCAGGATGCTTACTTCGTGGACCAGCAGTCAATCGGAACCTGGACGCAAATTGGCTACGAGTCGCCCACCTCCAAAAATTTTGCTTACGACGCATCTAATGGTTATGAATGGTATGCTAACGCCTCTTTTGATCTTCCGGATGGCTGCACTAATGGGTGGTATGTTGATGTGGATGAAATAACAGTTGATAACGTCAAAACGGTCAAATACCAGGCAAGCGACAACTGCTCTCCTCTCACTCCGAACTTCAAGAACATCGGTACTTCCTCGTAACCTCTATCTTGAACTAACTATGGCCCGCCAAAGTCCTTGTGACGAGGCGGGCTTTTTTTAAGGATTCTATTATTAACAGCCGTTATAACTATATTTTGAACGAGAGGGGCATGGCGAAATGAAGCGCGGATTTACACTTATCGAACTCATGGTCGTGATCGTAATCATGGGCATCTTGGCGGCGATTGCTGTGCCAAAGCTCTTTTCGATGATTGCAAAATCCAAGGCGGCCGAAGTCGGCCCTGCCGCCGGTTCGTATGTACACCGGCAGGATGTGTATATTGCAGAAATGCATGCCGTTGGCGATTTTAAAGCTATCGGCTACGATGTTCCGTCAAGTACAGTCTTCTCCTACACCGAGACTTACACCGCCAAGACTAAGGAAGTCTGGAAGGCAACTCCAAAGGCAGGCCTTTCCGAGTGCTCGTCCGGCACTTGGACTGTGACATCCGAGATGGATTCGCACGGAGGCAAGCATGTCGCAGAGACGGACTGCACGAACCTGACTCCAAACTTTACCGCTATTGGATCCGGGTCGTGATTGCGTTTGTCTCTTGCGAGAGAGCTTTTTATTGATTCTCGACAGATTTTGAACATGGTTATGTATAACCGTCGTAAAAAGGCGGATTATAGCAAAATTTTGTTATAATCGTTGTTTTTATGACGATTATTATGTATATTTCTAACCATGTGGAACGAAATGACGACCCCCTCTATCTTGAAGGAAATGGGTTCAAGGCTCAAGGAATACCGCCTGCGTAAAGGGCTCATGCAGTCCGAACTGGCGGAATCTGCCGGTGTTGGTGTTGGTACGATTGCCAAGATGGAGCGCGGGGGCGCCGTGTCAGTACAAATTCTGTTGAGCGTTCTGCGTTCCCTCGGCATGCTCGAGAATATAGAGCAGCTCCTGCCGGAACCTCCCGTGAGCCCGCTCCTTTTGCGCAGGCTACAGGGAGGCAAGATCCAACGCATAAAACGGAGCAAGGCCAAATGAGCGAACTTGTCGTAAACGTGCGATTGTGGGGCAAGCCTGTCGGAGCGTTGTCGTGGGATACTTCGCGGGGTGTCGCCTATTTCGAATACGAGCCCGCCTTTGTTCGTAATCCGTTGCCGGTATCACCCATAAAGATGCCCGTGGAGAAGGGCGTTTTCTCTTTTGCCGAGAACCGGAACAACTGTTTTCGCGGACTCCCGGGACTCATTGCGGATTCTCTGCCGGACAAATTCGGTGACCAGATTATTTCGGAATGGTTTCAGACCATGGGCCGCCCGCTAGAGACAGTGACTCCGCTGGAACGCTTGTGCTATGTCGGTAAGCGCTCTATGGGCGCACTGGAGTTTGAGCCCAGTTTGTCTACACCGGGGCTTGACGAGTCTACGGAAATTCTTGTGGACGACCTCGTCAAGTTGGCCGAGAGCGTTTTCCGCGACCGCGAAAAGTTCAGGGAGAAGCTTGTCCAGCAGGATAAGACCTTGTACGACATCTTGCGAGTCGGCACTTCTGCCGGGGGCGCAAAGCCCAAAGCGATTATCGCCTATAACGAATCTACGGGCGAAGTGCGCAGTGGCCAGGTTCCTGCGCCAAAGGGGTTCGGCTATTGGCTGCTCAAGTTCGACGGCGTAAGCTACCGCGAGCACGACAGCATTACCGAAATACCCCGCGGGATAGGCAACGTGGAATACGCCTACTACAAGATGGCTTTGCAGGCTGGGATTTGCATGAGCGAGTGCCGCATTCTGGAAGATAGCAGCGGTTGCCATTTTATGACTAGGCGTTTCGACAGAAAAACTGACGGGGCCAAACTGCACATGCAGACACTTGCGGCCTTGGCACACCTGGACCGCGACGTGCGCCATTCCTACGAAGACTCCTTTGCCGTGATGCGCAAGCTCGGGCTCGACGCCAAAGCAGACGAGGACGTGTTCCGCTGCATGGTCTTCAATGTGTTTGCAAAAAACAATGACGACCACACCAAGAACATTTCTTTCTTGATGGACGAGACCGGAACCTGGAAACTGGCGCCCGCATACGATTTGTGCTACGCCAACGATCCGAGGAGTCGCTGGATAAAACGCCACCAGATGTCGGTGAACATGAAACAGGAAAATATCACACGCGAAGACCTCAAGGCGGTGGCGGAACGCGTCGGAATCCGCAAATACGCGGCCATCATGGACCAGGTCGAAAATGCGGTCGCCTGCTGGAACGAGATTGCGAAGGACTGCGGCGTTCGCGAAAACCACCGTGAGGAGATTTCGCGGGAACTGCTTAAATAAACGCTATCACGGTCCGGCTCCAATGGCCGTGAAATTTGGAGTCAGCGAAGTGCAGTTAGTTGCGGCGACATGCTTGCCGCGGCTAGATTTTATTTCAGATGTCACAGTCCAGGTGTCGGAAGAACATTCGGGGAGCCCAGCCTTTGGAGTGGCAGTCCAGACCTCCTTGGTTTGGGCTGTATAGGTCTCGGTGTAGGAGAAGACTGTGCTTGACGGAACATCGTAGCCGATAGCTTTAAAATCGCCAACTTCAAACTTTTCGGCGATATACACGTCCTGCCGGTGTACATACGAACCGGCGGCAGGGCCGACTTCGGCCGCCTTGGATTTTGCAATCATCGCGAAGAGTTTCGGTACGGCGACTGCCGCCAATATGCCCATGATAACAATCACGACCATCAGTTCGATAAGTGTAAATCCGCGCTTCATTTCGCCATGCCCCTCTCGTTCAAAATATAGTTATAACGGCTGTTAATAATAGAATCCTTAAAAAAAGCCCGCCTCGTCACAGGGACTTTGGCGGGCCATATTTAACTCAAGACTATTGTTACGAGGATGAACCGATGCTCTTGAAGTTCGGAGTCAGCGCCGGGCAGTTGTCGCTTGCCGTGTAGCTGATTGATTTGCTAGTTGGGTTCACAGTAATTGACCATTCATCACTAGTGCACTTGCCGTCGGTGTTAAATTTAGCTGTAGCAGTCCATGTCTTTCCCGACGTTGCATCCTTGCCTTCGTATTTGAAGTTTGAGGAGGAAGGAGCCGTGTAGCCAATAGCGTTCCAATTTCCCACCTGCTGCTGGTCCACGAAGTAAGCATCCTGCATATGCACGTAGGATCCTGCTGCCGGACCGGCTTCAGAGGCCTTGGACTTGGCGATCATCGCGAACAGCTTCGGCACTGCGACAGCGGCCAGGATGCCCATGATCACGATCACGACCATCAACTCAATGAGGGTAAAACCTTGTTTCTTCATAGTGTACTCCTTGTTGTTTGTGACACACTTGTTTGAGCCTCCGGCCCGTTGGTGGGCGTTCGACTCGTTTACATCCACTAATATACACACTTTCTTTTGAAAAAGCAATAGTTTTGTCAAACTTTTGTCACATTTGTGTCATAACAACACAGAGTAGACCAAATTTTGCTTTTTTTACTCAAAAACGCCACATCAGGGGTGTTTTGGATGCTTACAATTATAGATTTTTATTTACAAAAAGGGGGCTTTTTGTGAAAATTTATAGTCCAATGTGTAATAAATCACACCCCGTTGCAAGCTTTTTGTGACAAAAACAAGACAAAAGAGGGGTCGCCTGGACGGCGACCCTTCGTGTTTAGCGACAACTTTAGTTTGTCTACAATTCGCAATGACGCTGGATGATGCACGCCTTAGCGTTCCTGGAGCCTGGGCCACGCGAATTCGGGGCTCTGGTTCAAATAAGTGGCGAGCGTCCAATCGTCGGTGCGGAAGGAGCCGCCCAAAAAGAACTCGTCCACGGCGCCGTCAAAACCGCCCAGCACCAGTGCGGTACTGCTGTCGCGCTTGCCGGCCCAGGGTTCCTTTTGCTTGAGTATAGACAACTTAACGCCGTCCACAAAGGCGCTCACGGCGCCGTTGTAGTTGAACGCCACGAACATCCACTCGCCCGCCTTTACCACGGAATCGCCCGTAGCCAAATACATGCGGTAGCTGGCGGTGTCGTTTGTCACATTGCCTGCGGAGTCGAGTACAGGGGCCTCCGCCTCGTGGTACACGCTGAAAACGAGCCCGCTATCGGGTGCGTACACCAGGCTGAACTGGGTCTTGCCCTTGGTCAAAATGCCTTGGCGCTTGCCCAGGCTGTTGAGCTTGACCCACATGGAGATCGATACGTTTACGCCCGTGAGGGAGTCGGCAGCCTCGACACGGCTCCCTTCCCCGCTAAACTGCGCCGCAGGGCCTAGCACACCTTCGGTCACTTTCACGTTGGTAGCCTCTCCTGGGGTGCGAGCCTTTTCGGCATCGTCCTCGACAAGGTCAACCCCACTGTAAAAATGCCACACGGCGTTGTACACCCTATTGGTGGGGAACACGTCCTGTGCGGAGCGCGGCGGTTTCGCGGTGTTGAGGAGGAATTCCACGGAGTCGGCCACGTTGAGAGAATCGAGACGCACCCAGAACAGCGCCTGCTTGGCAACGGTGTCAAAGTAAGCGGGCGTCACGGGGAGCACCTTGCTGCGGGAGCCATCGGCGCTAATGCGGGCGGCTTCCCAAAGTCCGGGGAGTCTGGCGACAGCGTCAAAGTCGCAATTCGAGGAATCGAGGCGCAAGGCGAGCGGCAAGTCGGTACTCATGCCGGGCAGGGAGTCGTAACCCTCGGGGAGGGCAAGCGGCGCCACAAAGCGGAGCACCAGGGTATCGCCAGCCACGGCGGTATCGCCGGGTTCCACATTCAGAACAAATTCAACGGGTTCCCCCTCGTCCACGAACACGAGCAGGTCGAGGGAATCGGAAGGCAGGCTGTCGACCACGACGGCGCCGTTCTTCACGGCCACCCTGCGGAGGATGGTAGTGCCATAGACGGTCGCGACTCCCTCGGCTCCTTCGCTGAACTCGCCGGGCACCAAAAGCCTTGCCGCGCCGACCTCGGTCAAAACGCCGTCGCGGTTGAGGCTGTCGTTTTCAGTCAGCTCGAGGCCCTGCACCAGCAGGCGCTTGCCGCTCTCGCGGTGGACCGCCTCGAGCGAGTATCTGCCGGCGGGGATGGAATCGAGTGCATAGCGGCCGTTGGAGTCGGTGGTGGTGGTAAAGGCCTCGGGGAGGGAATCTTCGCGGGCGTCAAAGCCCTGGGGCACGCACTGCACGTCGGCAAACCCGGCGGGGTCGCCGTTATCCAACGTCAAAATACCCGCCAGTTCGGGGGAACCGGTTTCGGCGCTGTTGCCAGCCACCTCGCCCGAATCGTCGGAGCAGGCGGCCAAAAACAGCGCAAGGAGTATCGCGTAAGCCCATTTCACCATACCTAATATAAATATAATTCCTTGGGGCACTTTCCAGACAACGATAAACAACAAAGGCGTTGCCCGCAGACAACGGCATTTTTTGTGTTTTTTAGCATAAAAACGCAACTTTTACGCCAAACTTGTATATATATTGTTTTTATGCAACCGCAACCGCTAAGACTTTCTGAGATTACCATATCGAACCTGCGCTCCATACAGAGGCAGACTTTCCCGTTGAGTGGCTTCACGGCGCTGATCGGCTACAACAACGCCGGCAAGACGAACATTTTGATGGGGATCCGCTGGTTGCTTTCGCGCTTTTCGCTCGACATCTCGTACTTTGACGACCCCAACCGCCCCGTGGAGGTGGAAGGCGTTTTTGACGGCATCACCGAGACGGTACTGAACCGCCTGGGCGAAGAAAAGGCCGCCGAGGTCAAGCCGTTCCTCGCAGGCGACATGCTCAAAATCAAAAAAGTGCAGCGCGTGCCGGGCGAAGTGCCCGAGAACGTGGAGCTGTGGGCGTTTGTGCCGCCCAACCGCCGCAAAGACAAGCGCCAGGAGTGGGAGCGCATGGGCGACGCCTTCCGCCACGCCTTTAGCCGCATGTTCCCCCAGAGCATCGCCATTTGGGACTTTGAGGGCAACGAGGCGTTCACCAAGCTTTTGCACGAGATTTTTAAGCCGCTGGAACGCCGGTTTGGCGGCGAGTTCAACGACATCATCAACAAGTTCAGCGACATGCTGAGCCCGGGCGGCGAGAACCAGGCCGCCGAAATCCAGAGCTTTGACAGGGACGTGAACGAAAAGCTGCACCCGCTGTTCCCCAGCGTGCGCGTGGAGCTCGACATCCCCATCCCTACCCTCGAGACGTTCCTCAAAAAGGCGACGCTCAAGGTGATTGACGAAGACGACGGCTTTGAACGCGACATAAACCGCATGGGCGCGGGTTCGCAGCGCGCCATCCAGATGGCGCTCATCCGCTACCTCTCCGAGGTCAAAAAGCACCACAACAACCACTACCTGAGCCGCACCCTGCTGCTCATTGACTCGCCCGAGCTCTACCTGCACCCGCAGGCGGTGGAACTGGTGCGCGTGGCGCTCAAGAACCTCTCGAACGAGGGTTACCAGGTGGTGTTCGCGACACACAGCGCCCAGATGGTCACAAGCGAAGACGTGAGCACCTCGCTGCTCATCCGCAAGAACAAGGAACGCGGCACCTTTATGCGCAAACGAATGGAAGACGCCGTGCACCAGGTGGTGCAAGACGCCCCGAGCCAGCTGCAAATGCTCTTTAGTCTCTCGAACAGCAACGAGCTCCTGTTTGCCGACTACGTGCTTTTGACCGAGGGCAAAACCGAGTGGCGCGTGCTGCCGGCGCTGTTCGAACGCATCACGGGCCAAAGCTTTGCGCTCATCAAGTGCGCCCTGGTACGCCAGGGCGGCGTGAGCAACACCCGCAAGAGCATGCAGGTGCTCGACGCGATGGACATGCCGGTGCGCGCGATTGTGGACCTCGACTACGCCTTCACCACTGCCACCCGCGACGGCTTTTTGGAGGCGAACGACCCCGACATCAAGTTCTGCCGCAACCTGTTCCGCGAACTCGCGTTCCACCAGCATTTGCGCCTGGTGAACGGGCTCCCGGTGAACAAGCACAGCAACATTAGCGCCTCTAGGGCGTACGCCATGATGGCCGAGATGCCCGAGGCCGAGAAGGCCATCCGCAGCATCCACGCCAAGCTCCGCAGCCAGGGAATTTGGGTGTGGACCCGCGGCGCCATCGAAGAGCACCTGGGCCTGGAAGCCAAGAACGAGGCGGCCTGGAGCAATTTTATTGAACGGAGCAAGTCCAGGAACTTTATCCAAAATTTGCCGGACTACGACGGCATTGTGGAACTGTGCAACTGGATTATTGACGGCAGTAG encodes the following:
- the rffA gene encoding dTDP-4-amino-4,6-dideoxygalactose transaminase, with protein sequence MTKIPFNKPPFVGMEFDYVKQAVESGRICGDGTFNLRCHEWLEKHTGAAKALLTTSCTHALEMSARLCNIAPGDEVIMPSFTFVSTADAFVSQGAKSVFVDIRPDTMNLDEKLVEDAITEKTKAIVPVHYAGVACEMDVINEIAKRHNLFVVEDAAQGMMATYKGRALGSMGDFGCYSYHETKNYSMGEGGALLINDSKYNDRAEIIREKGTNRCQFHRGEVDKYTWVELGSSYLPSELNAAYLYAELECADIINDARMASWNAYRERLAPLAEKGLVELPYIPEHCKHNAHMFYLKVEDLQTRTALLKHLVYNGILAVFHYVPLHSSPAGMRFGRFHGEDKFTTNESNRLLRLPMFYGLKTEEIEYVCEKVYEFFGV
- a CDS encoding helix-turn-helix domain-containing protein; translated protein: MWNEMTTPSILKEMGSRLKEYRLRKGLMQSELAESAGVGVGTIAKMERGGAVSVQILLSVLRSLGMLENIEQLLPEPPVSPLLLRRLQGGKIQRIKRSKAK
- a CDS encoding site-specific integrase — encoded protein: MLFFDTAMQYLDKEKYNLAPLSVRAYYWNLKKISNFCPDLECEYVTTELVQEYKTYLIQQGNKQSTINKALSVFRNFTNRMFQDGLLKVNPFDKIKIGRVYTRRGFLTKRELKSLYLSFEEKRRFLTQTEQDTMRVFLFSCFTGLRYSDLKTLNGNEIFDWKIRKQMHKTGDPVYIPIPVQARLLLPEKMTNGPVFRVVENSYFNRSLRSAAQKLGHSKYIHCHLARHTFATTCITLGIPLPATSKLLGHRNLETTLIYAKFVDPFLDKEMRKFNKL
- a CDS encoding type IV pilin protein — protein: MKRGFTLIELMVVIVIMGILAAVAVPKLFAMIAKSKAAEVGPAAGSYVHRQDVYIAEKFEVGDFKAIGYDVPSSTVFSYTETYTAQTKEVWTATPKAGLPECSSDTWTVTSEIKSSRGKHVAATNCTSLTPNFTAIGAGP
- a CDS encoding type II toxin-antitoxin system HipA family toxin; translated protein: MSELVVNVRLWGKPVGALSWDTSRGVAYFEYEPAFVRNPLPVSPIKMPVEKGVFSFAENRNNCFRGLPGLIADSLPDKFGDQIISEWFQTMGRPLETVTPLERLCYVGKRSMGALEFEPSLSTPGLDESTEILVDDLVKLAESVFRDREKFREKLVQQDKTLYDILRVGTSAGGAKPKAIIAYNESTGEVRSGQVPAPKGFGYWLLKFDGVSYREHDSITEIPRGIGNVEYAYYKMALQAGICMSECRILEDSSGCHFMTRRFDRKTDGAKLHMQTLAALAHLDRDVRHSYEDSFAVMRKLGLDAKADEDVFRCMVFNVFAKNNDDHTKNISFLMDETGTWKLAPAYDLCYANDPRSRWIKRHQMSVNMKQENITREDLKAVAERVGIRKYAAIMDQVENAVACWNEIAKDCGVRENHREEISRELLK
- a CDS encoding LamG-like jellyroll fold domain-containing protein — protein: MVKWAYAILLALFLAACSDDSGEVAGNSAETGSPELAGILTLDNGDPAGFADVQCVPQGFDAREDSLPEAFTTTTDSNGRYALDSIPAGRYSLEAVHRESGKRLLVQGLELTENDSLNRDGVLTEVGAARLLVPGEFSEGAEGVATVYGTTILRRVAVKNGAVVVDSLPSDSLDLLVFVDEGEPVEFVLNVEPGDTAVAGDTLVLRFVAPLALPEGYDSLPGMSTDLPLALRLDSSNCDFDAVARLPGLWEAARISADGSRSKVLPVTPAYFDTVAKQALFWVRLDSLNVADSVEFLLNTAKPPRSAQDVFPTNRVYNAVWHFYSGVDLVEDDAEKARTPGEATNVKVTEGVLGPAAQFSGEGSRVEAADSLTGVNVSISMWVKLNSLGKRQGILTKGKTQFSLVYAPDSGLVFSVYHEAEAPVLDSAGNVTNDTASYRMYLATGDSVVKAGEWMFVAFNYNGAVSAFVDGVKLSILKQKEPWAGKRDSSTALVLGGFDGAVDEFFLGGSFRTDDWTLATYLNQSPEFAWPRLQER
- a CDS encoding type IV pilin protein, whose amino-acid sequence is MKRGFTLIELMVVIVIMGILAAIAVPKLFSMIAKSKAAEVGPAAGSYVHRQDVYIAEMHAVGDFKAIGYDVPSSTVFSYTETYTAKTKEVWKATPKAGLSECSSGTWTVTSEMDSHGGKHVAETDCTNLTPNFTAIGSGS
- a CDS encoding ATP-dependent endonuclease encodes the protein MQPQPLRLSEITISNLRSIQRQTFPLSGFTALIGYNNAGKTNILMGIRWLLSRFSLDISYFDDPNRPVEVEGVFDGITETVLNRLGEEKAAEVKPFLAGDMLKIKKVQRVPGEVPENVELWAFVPPNRRKDKRQEWERMGDAFRHAFSRMFPQSIAIWDFEGNEAFTKLLHEIFKPLERRFGGEFNDIINKFSDMLSPGGENQAAEIQSFDRDVNEKLHPLFPSVRVELDIPIPTLETFLKKATLKVIDEDDGFERDINRMGAGSQRAIQMALIRYLSEVKKHHNNHYLSRTLLLIDSPELYLHPQAVELVRVALKNLSNEGYQVVFATHSAQMVTSEDVSTSLLIRKNKERGTFMRKRMEDAVHQVVQDAPSQLQMLFSLSNSNELLFADYVLLTEGKTEWRVLPALFERITGQSFALIKCALVRQGGVSNTRKSMQVLDAMDMPVRAIVDLDYAFTTATRDGFLEANDPDIKFCRNLFRELAFHQHLRLVNGLPVNKHSNISASRAYAMMAEMPEAEKAIRSIHAKLRSQGIWVWTRGAIEEHLGLEAKNEAAWSNFIERSKSRNFIQNLPDYDGIVELCNWIIDGSRDA
- a CDS encoding type IV pilin protein, translated to MVVIVIMGILAAVAVPKLFAMIAKSKASEAGPAAGSYVHMQDAYFVDQQQVGNWNAIGYTAPSSSNFKYEGKDATSGKTWTATAKFNTDGKCTSDEWSITVNPTSKSISYTASDNCPALTPNFKSIGSSS